From the Solanum lycopersicum chromosome 10, SLM_r2.1 genome, one window contains:
- the LOC109121267 gene encoding uncharacterized protein — protein MAPKDGNESDNDEEIQNQMTSQETGTTEEIRVLKHKMAEMYEAWMSGQPPPSSIRDNFNTNMSHPIQVSTIDPIYPPGFSPYANTFNVAGTSMHPETKMVPKSNSDPPPKVRRDPSYTPKEAIKIPSSHPHIDQYSSPVKIEKIVKNEEHEEMTNKIKSLEQSIRDMQGLGGHKGVSFSDLCMFPHVHLPAGFKTPMFEKYDGQGDPIAHLKRYCNQLRGEEGKEELHMAYFSERLVGIASEWFIDQDITNWHT, from the exons ATGGCCCCCAAAGACGGAAATGAATCGGACAATGATGAGGAGATCCAAAACCAGATGACTTCACAAGAAACAGGGACAACAGAAGAGATAAGGGTGTTAAAACATAAAATGGCAGAGATGTACGAGGCTTGGATGAGTGGACAACCTCCACCGTCTTCAATCCGAgacaattttaatacaaatatgtctCACCCTATCCAGGTGTCGACAATCGATCCGATATATCCCCCTGGATTCAGCCCCTATGCTAACACATTCAATGTCGCTGGAACTTCTATG CATCCCGAAACCAAGATGGTGCCCAAATCCAACAGTGATCCTCCGCCCAAAGTTCGGCGTGATCCGAGTTACACTCCTAAAGAGGCCATTAAAATTCCAAGCTCTCATCCCCACATTGATCAGTATAGTTCCCCTGTCAAAATTGAGAAGATAGTCAAGAATGAGGAACACGAAGAAAtgactaataaaataaagagtttGGAACAGAGTATAAGAGATATGCAAGGACTAGGAGGCCACAAAGGCGTCTCGTTCAGTGACTTATGTATGTTTCCTCACGTTCATTTACCTGCTGGTTTTAAAACTCCaatgtttgaaaaatatgatggtCAAGGAGACCCCATAGCTCATCTAAAGAGATATTGCAACCAATTGAGGGGTGAAGAGGGCAAAGAAGAGTTACATATGGCCTATTTTAGTGAAAGGTTAGTAGGGATTGCATCTGAATGGTTCATAGATCAGGATATCACCAACTGGCACACATGA